From a region of the Lactuca sativa cultivar Salinas chromosome 4, Lsat_Salinas_v11, whole genome shotgun sequence genome:
- the LOC111881208 gene encoding LOW QUALITY PROTEIN: uncharacterized protein LOC111881208 (The sequence of the model RefSeq protein was modified relative to this genomic sequence to represent the inferred CDS: substituted 2 bases at 2 genomic stop codons) — MEAISNLPLPDAFLEFLNENGIDPSIYTATDSTPRYIRLKPGCEEQLEAIEADIKCKLEKVEWLPNFYSLPPHIQIASSKSYQEGKIYGIDAASGAAVSALNISPGDHVLDLCAAPGAKLCMVLELLGNSGSVTGVDVAKHRLAACRTLVQKYKLGDNCRLFVADGASFYPNSCSFXFXIREFGVEKDEFLYKEWTSRRPWKERKRANKEIKNGFLELVQDPELIYYGRCSGVVGMSKIELFKTVSSHEISQYGYDKVLVDAECTHDGSIKHIQKFENWGWSTMERRVLDAERTDDLTVLQFRLLTNGFKLLRVGGNLVYSTCSLTHAQNEDVVERFLSLNPCAELLVIDGSESWPCKSGRIPKTLRFDPLTSRTSGLFVAKFTKLAKDNI, encoded by the exons ATGGAAGCGATCTCAAACTTGCCATTGCCTGATGCATTTCTTGAATTTCTCAACGAGAACGGAATCGACCCTTCAATTTATACTGCCACTGATTCTACACCTCGCTATATTAG ATTAAAGCCTGGATGTGAGGAGCAACTTGAAGCAATCGAAGCTGACATCAAATGTAAGCTAGAGAAAGTTGAATGGTTACCCAATTTTTATTCTCTACCACCTCACATTCAGATTGCTAGCTCGAAGTCATATCAAGAAGGAAAG ATATATGGAATTGATGCAGCATCTGGAGCTGCAGTTTCAGCTTTAAACATCTCACCTGGAGACCATGTTCTTGATCTTTGTGCTGCTCCag GTGCTAAACTTTGCATGGTGTTAGAACTTCTTGGAAACTCGGGCTCTGTAACTGGTGTTGATGTGGCAAAACATCGGTTAGCTGCTTGTAGAACTTTAGTCCAAAAATATAAACTTGGTGATAATTGTCGCCTCTTTGTAGCTGATGGAGCTTCATTTTATCCCAATTCGTGTTCATTCTGATTTTAAATCAG GGAATTTGGTGTGGAAAAAGATGAGTTTTTGTACAAAGAGTGGACATCTAGGAGGCCTTGGAAGGAAAGAAAAAGGGCAAATAAGGAAATCAAAAATGGTTTTTTGGAATTAGTTCAAGATCCGGAGTTGATATATTATGGGAGGTGTTCTGGGGTTGTTGGAATGAGTAAGATTGAATTATTTAAAACGGTTTCAAGCCATGAGATTTCACAATATGGTTATGATAag GTACTTGTGGATGCCGAGTGTACACATGATGGTTCAATTAAACACATACAAAAGTTTGAAAATTGGGGGTGGTCAACCATGGAGAGACGTGTCTTGGATGCAGAGAGAACCGATGATTTGACTGTTCTTCAG TTTCGGCTTTTGACAAATGGTTTCAAACTATTGAGAGTTGGAGGGAACCTTGTTTATAGCACTTGCag TTTAACTCATGCTCAAAACGAAGACGTTGTTGAGAGATTTCTTTCTTTGAATCCATGTGCCG AGTTGTTGGTGATAGATGGTTCCGAATCTTGGCCATGCAAGAGTGGAAGGATACCAAAGACTTTACGTTTTGATCCGTTGACTTCTAGAACGAGTGGCCTTTTTGTTGCCAAGTTCACAAAATTGGCAAAAGATAATATATGA